The Candidatus Methylomirabilis sp. nucleotide sequence GCACACCACATGGCCTACTCCGAGGCAATCAACGTCTGCCGTTTCAGCCCGAACTGCTCCAGCTTCCGGTAGAGCGTGCTGCGGGAGATGCCGAGTTGCACCGCCGCCTGCGAG carries:
- a CDS encoding helix-turn-helix domain-containing protein translates to SQAAVQLGISRSTLYRKLEQFGLKRQTLIASE